In Acidisarcina polymorpha, the DNA window GTGAAAGGTTATGCGATTACCGTAGGCCCCAGCCACCTGAAGCTCCGTTTTGCCGGAGAGGCGGACGAGACTTCTTCTGAGGCACCGCCTTTGAATCCTCCGGACGATAGTTCCATGCACTATCTGGAGGCGGTTGTCAGCGGCCAGCTTACCCCGAAAGGCGACCTGACCGCGCTCGACACGAATATGGTCGTAATGCAAATACTCGACGCAACCCGCGAGTCGGCGAAGACTGGAAAGACTATCGCTCTCAAGCCCCTGCCGCAGTGACCGAGACAGCTTTCGCTCTCTCCCACGGTTGGGGAATTTTCACGGACGCCATTCCCGCCGCAGTCGCCGCCTGGATGCCAATCTCCGTATCCTCAAAGACCAGGCAGTCCTCTGGAGCGATGCCAAGCCTCTTTGCGGCAGTGAGATATGGCTCGGGATGCGGCTTACTGTTCTGATAATCCTCCGCGCAGACCAGCGTCTCAAAGCGATCGAGGATTCCCAGAGTATTTAGCGACCTGGTCACCGAATCGCGGGTTCCGCCGGAAACGACGGCGAACGGAATTTTGCCATAGCTGGCATCGATATGCTCGATCACCTCGGGAACTGCCTCAAGCTGGTGGATGATCTCGTAGTAGTAGTCTTCCTTCTGGAGCGCGACAGCAGAGGGCGACATATCGAGACCCTGTTGCGTATTTAGCATCGCAACAATCTCTTCGGTCGGCATTCCGCCCAGCGAATAATGCGTGCGCTCACTGAACTCGCAGCCGTGTTCGGCGAAGATCCGCTTCCAGGCAAGGTAATGCAACGGCATCGAATCGACGATCGTTCCATCACAATCGAAGAGGTAGGCTTTGAATGGGCCTTCAGGCAGTTTCAGTGTCATAGGCTTATTTTCTCAAATGTGGATCCGGCAAACATCTTAGCTGTATATCTGACCCTCGAGATGAAGCGGCTTTGACTCGCCACAATTCCGACGCTTCAACTGGTCAGTAGCTTGACTGGTGAAATCAAGCGAGGCTGGACCATCCTCCGAACGCGGTATCCTGAAGAGTGAAGCAAATGCTACAGTTCGTTGCTGTATTTGTGGTCTGCACCTTTGGGCTCGGCACCGCCTACTCTCAGCAATACGCCGCTGATCGGAAGGCACTCGGCTCAGCGGCGCAGAATGCTCCCGAGTACCTCA includes these proteins:
- a CDS encoding HAD family hydrolase yields the protein MTLKLPEGPFKAYLFDCDGTIVDSMPLHYLAWKRIFAEHGCEFSERTHYSLGGMPTEEIVAMLNTQQGLDMSPSAVALQKEDYYYEIIHQLEAVPEVIEHIDASYGKIPFAVVSGGTRDSVTRSLNTLGILDRFETLVCAEDYQNSKPHPEPYLTAAKRLGIAPEDCLVFEDTEIGIQAATAAGMASVKIPQPWERAKAVSVTAAGA